A stretch of DNA from Bacteroidota bacterium:
TAATATTGTTAGATGAACCATCCGTTGCGCTGGCGTTTCTTAATAGATAACCATATTCCATTTGGGTAGTATTGTTGATATTTGAGGAATGATCCTTAACATCTATTCCATCAAAAGTAAAGTAATCTCCTCCCATTAGGGAAATACCTGCATCAGTAACACCTACTCCTGTTAATCCCCTTATAACTGGATTGTCTCCAAGGCCTGATTTTTGAAATGTTATGGTATTTAAAGCTGTACCACTAGCTGTAACAACAGGAGGTAATTCATCGAAAACTTGCCCTGCAGTTACATTAAAAACAAGTGCATTGTTTATTCCACAGACGTAAGCAGAATTTAACCAGTTAATAGCAGAAGTAAATGAGTTAAAGTTATTGCCGGATGTAGGCAGTGTATTATCTATAGTAAAGGTGCCAATTGTTGGGGAAAATGAAGTAGCTGATGTTAATGAAATGTTATCAATGGCAGCCGAAGGGTTAGTTCCAATTGATCCATCATTTTTCCATGTGAAAATTAATCTTAATGTATTTGGTCCTGCACAATTTCCTGCAAGGGATGAGGGAATAATAATGGTTTTAGACTGAACTGTTGCTGAATTCCATGCTCTTCCGATTTCAATTGCAGGAGCATTCAAAACATTTAAACCAAGACTTACACTAGATGCTGTTGGGATGTACGAAATAGGAGCTAAGGAAACAATTACTCCATCCCAAAAGGTTGATTCACCTAATCCCTGCCAATCAAAAACAAGTTTAATTGCAGTTTCTCCTGTAGGAAATGTAACATCTCTGTAGAAATGAACTACGGATATAGAATTATTAGTATAGGCATGAGTAACCCCATTATTATCGCTAATAAATGCACTACTATTTGGAAATGAAGCAGGAGCAGTTCCTATATGCCATTTATTTGTTAACGATCCATTTGCAACTGTCCATCCATTGTCAGTAAAAGTGGGGCCATTTGAAAACCCTCCATCTCCAGAAGCATCAATTAAAACGGTTTGTGCATTTAACGATAAAATCATTAATAAACACGTTGAAAATAGCGTCAATAGAGCTTTAGCGGTGTAATTTTTTTTCATATATTCTGGTTTTTGATTATTTCTGAATGATCAAATATAATTTTTTTTTCTTCAATTTCGTGCTAAAAGTTATTAACTAAGAGATTAATTATGAATATTATGCACTGAAAAATTCGATTAAGGCCAAATAAAAAAGGCTGAATCTATGATTCAGCCTTTTTTATTTAAGTTTAAAAGTTTTTATTAATTTGTTGCCAAATAGTTTTTTACCCCAGCTTGATTTGCTTTCATTCCAGCTTCGCCTGCTCTCCATTTTGCAGGACAAACCTCACCTTTGTCTTCATGGAATAACATTGCATCTAAAGTCCTTAACGCCTCCTCAACATTTCTTCCGATAGGGAAATTATTTACTAATTGATGCTGAACTACACCATTTTTATCCATAATGAATAATCCTCTATAGGCAATCATTGGACCAGTTGCAGCTAATTTTCCTTCATCATCATATTCATACTCTCCGGCAAGAACACCATAATTGGTTGCTATAGTTTTGGTTGTATCAGCAACTATGGGATAAGTAACCCCGTGAATACCACCCATTGCTTTTGGAACCTGCAACCAACCCCAGTGAGAAGTTTCTGTGTCTGTTGAGCAAGCTACAACTGCTGCTCCTCTTTTTTCAAATTCAGGCAACATTTCCTGGAAAGCATGTAATTCGGTAGGGCAAACAAAAGTAAAATCTTTTGGATAAAAAAAGAATACTACTGGTTTTTTTCCTGTAAATTGATCTAATGAAAAATCTGCAACGATTTCTTCTCCGTTTATAACAGCTTGCGCTTTAAATGATGGAGCTTTTCTTCCAACTAAAATTGACATGTTTTTGATTTTTTAAGTTTAAATTCATTTTCGACACAAAAATAAAAAAAATAAGCTCATATCGAAAGATTACAGGTTTAAAAACGTGTTTTACTGCATTATATTTCAAGCCAATTCCGATTAATCAATCTTTATTCAACTAAAAAAAGGTGTTAAATTTTTTTTGCAAACAAAATAAGCCTTGGGGAATTTAATGTATTAAATTCATTCATTTGATAATTTCCTTTTAATGCAATTAATTCCAATCCTGCCAAATCAAAATACCCTTTGAAATCATCAACTGTCAATAATCTCACTTTTTCAATATAACAATGGGAAAGGCCTTTTTCAGTAAAATTTATCTCTTTAACAATAGAATTATCAACAATGCTTTTTTTAATTTTAAAATCAATTCCGGAAACTGATTTGAATTCCTGGGCAACCAGTTCGTTTTTAATTTTATTCATATTGAAAAAATCAATCACTAAAACACCATCTTTTTTTAATGCTGTAGCCGCATGTTTAATTGAATTAGCATGTTCTTTATCCGTATTAAAATAACCGAAACTGGAAAAGAGATTCAACACATAATCAAAATAATTTGCTCTGAAAGGCCTACGCATATCATGTTTGTAGAAGTGAAGATTTTCGTTTTCAAACTTCTGGGCATAATTTATACTTTCCTCTGAAAGATCAACTCCAGTTACATCATATCCCTCCTGGTATAATTGTAAAGAATGCCTTCCTTTTCCACAAGCTAAATCCAGGATTTTTGATTGAGCAGGTATGTTTAAATATTTTTTTAAATTAGCAATAAAATCAGCTGCCTCAGTTTCATCTCGGTGCTTATATAAAATATGATAATAAGGAGAATTAAACCAGTCCTTATACCATTGGGGATTATCAACCATTGATTTTACATTTTTTACAAAGGTAAAATTAAAAAACTTTTAGGCCTTAATTTAGATTGCTTGTATAATGCATTAAAATCTTCGAGAATTAATAGTGTTGTTTTTTTTGTGTAATGATTTGAATAAAGCGGCTGTAATTGTATTAGAATGTTAACAAAAGAAAAGAAAAAGCATGAGGTCATTTTTGATTTATCAGTGATTTTATTTCAAATAAAAGGTATCAAGTATTTTTTTAAATTTACAACGTCATTATTTTTATAAAAAATCATTACGTGCAAGGGAAAGTTAATTTAGTTTTTCTGTTTTTTTTAATGGTCAAATCCCTGTGGGGACAAAATATTAATTTTAAACACCTTACTCCTGATCAAGGTCTTTCAGTAAATGAGGTTAACTGCATAGCTCAGGATTCCAAAGGATTTATGTGGTTTGGCACTAAAAACGGTCTTGACAGGTATGATGGAAATAAAATAGTTTCGTATAAAAA
This window harbors:
- a CDS encoding peroxiredoxin, with the protein product MSILVGRKAPSFKAQAVINGEEIVADFSLDQFTGKKPVVFFFYPKDFTFVCPTELHAFQEMLPEFEKRGAAVVACSTDTETSHWGWLQVPKAMGGIHGVTYPIVADTTKTIATNYGVLAGEYEYDDEGKLAATGPMIAYRGLFIMDKNGVVQHQLVNNFPIGRNVEEALRTLDAMLFHEDKGEVCPAKWRAGEAGMKANQAGVKNYLATN
- a CDS encoding methyltransferase domain-containing protein, which translates into the protein MVDNPQWYKDWFNSPYYHILYKHRDETEAADFIANLKKYLNIPAQSKILDLACGKGRHSLQLYQEGYDVTGVDLSEESINYAQKFENENLHFYKHDMRRPFRANYFDYVLNLFSSFGYFNTDKEHANSIKHAATALKKDGVLVIDFFNMNKIKNELVAQEFKSVSGIDFKIKKSIVDNSIVKEINFTEKGLSHCYIEKVRLLTVDDFKGYFDLAGLELIALKGNYQMNEFNTLNSPRLILFAKKI